CCGAACACAAGCAGAACCGCGAATCCGGCGTTGCCTCCAGCCGGATAGTTAACCGTCGTCATCCTCACATCGCAAACCCTACAGGATAACCGTTGCAATCCACGAGCACGAACTGCCACACGCCAGGCTGCATGAACTCAAGCTCGAACGTAATCTCCGCTCTGCCGGCGGCACGTACTTTGTCGTAGTACTCCCGAATACCGCTGACGCGGAAGTCGAGTGAGAAACCGATGTCGCGAAGCGACCGAACCTCATTCTTGTGGGCCTTTCGGAATACCACCTGATCCGAACCCAATGCCAGAGTGCATCGGTCCGCAGACTCCGCGACCTTAGTGAAACCGAGGACGTCAGTGTAAAACTCCACGCAATGCTTCAAGTTCGTCGTAGGAACACCTCGCTCGGAGTCAAGGATGCGCATGGCGCTGGTTATCCGTGGCCACGAACGAAATTCTCCGTAAGCCGGTGCCAGCGCTCAGCCAAGGCCATGAACACCTCACCCACATATTCCGGGGTCTCTGAAGGCAGGACCACGGGCGGCCACCAGTCGCTAAAGCCCTCCTTTCCCCAACGGATGTTCATATATGCTTGGATGGCGTTGCTCCTCTCGCCGGCCTCCAGCTTCGACAGGCAGGTGCGGACGTGCTCCAAGTCGGACAAGTCGTAACGGTGCTCGGCACAAAACTTCAGCAGCGCTCGGGTTGCCGCCGCATGGGTTGGGAACGCTCCAGGACCGTATACGCGCTTCTCGATAGCTTTCATGAACTTTTCAAGCATAAGCTCAGGGTGACCGGCGCGAGCCCGCCGTTGCTGGCGTTCGATTCGTCGCCACGTGAGCGGGCTGCCTCCCGCTCGCTCTCCCCTGCGGGTTAGACGCCCTCTTCTTGAACAGAAATCTGATCTTCTTCACCTCAGCATCTAACTGTGTGTTGATGTGGTACCGCGAGCGTATGCCATCCACATAATAAATCCACTCTCCGTCAGGTCCGCTCGCGGTCTCGGATATTCGCACAATAGTCGTCTCTCCCCGAACTGTCTTGGTCTCAAAACGAAGGTCCAGGGACTGCAGCGCCGCATAGATCCAAAAATCAATCTTGTAGTAAGTCGGTGAAATCTTCTTCGGCAGTGGCCTCTTCCGGAATGCATCCAGGGCCGAATTGTAGGTCAGCGTAATCGCATTGGTGGTCCCAGCGGGAAACTCAAATGAAACCGTCACGTTCGTCTCGCTGTTGCCTATCGGAAAGCTGGCGACGCACTCGGGCGCTGACAAAAGCGACAACACCAAACCCAGAATAGCAGCGGTCAACAATGCTGGGTGCATACCAAGGTGTCTAAGACGGCGCCGAGGGAGCGCTGGGCCCCGCCCTGAGCTGGACCGAGCCGGAACCCCGCTGTCCGCTGCATGTGCCGGGTTAGCGACCATCAGTACCTCACTTGCTGTAGTTTCACTATCTCCATCGCGTCATCAAACTCCACCCAGATGCCATGCCACTTGGTATCCTCCTTTGGGAGCCCTACCAATGGCTGATCGCTCTTCCCGAAACTGGCAGAATACCCCGGGACGCCCTTGACCCTGGTGCAACTGCGCATCTTGGGATACATCTTGAACCAATAGGTCTTGGAGTAGGCCGCCAGTGCTTTCCGTCGCACAGCTTCGGGGGCACCTTCGGGCTTCGGGTAAGCCTGGGGAGCAGTCTCAGGCGCCGGCCCGCCACCCGCTCCCGAATTGCAAGGGCCATACCAGGGTTGTCATTCGGTGGAGCGTGTTGGGCCATGTGACTAGTCCTTTGCATGGGGCCTAAACCGGTAATGGCCGATGACCTTGTACTTAAAAAGGATGTCCTCTTCCTTCGTGCCGCTGCCGATATTGTGGATAATGAGTGGCGTATCTCCCCATGGCGTATGCACTGGCCTCTTGTCGGACACGATCCCTATGTGCGTAACTCCGCTTCCAAGGTCCCAGGCCACGATGTCTCCTGGGGCGTAAGTCCAGACATACGGTTGTGTCGTTTTCTCCTGCAACCAGATAGAATGCCTTTCGAAATAGTGCATCAGGTTGGGAACTCTGCGGTGATCAATGTTTTTGTCTGGCGCCTTCAGCCCCCACTTCTGCGGGTAACCGGCGAAATTCTTTTCCATGTCTTCATGCACTTCCTTCTGCAGATCGGTCCCCACCCTGCGAAGGGCCCTCACGACCACGTCGCTACACACCCCCGTCCCAAGCGGAACGTCACCACCGGGATATTTGAGTTTTGTGTATGAGGGGTCATAGTTTGTGGTCACTCCGATCTGCTGCCGAGCAGCGTCAACGATACGAATGCCTACAGCTTCTTCTGCCGCGCTTCCTCCAGCGATTAGGACCAACCACGCGGCCAGGATCATTAGTTTATTCATACTCACTTCTTGTTAGGTCAATTGTCGTAGTCGGGCAACCTCACCTGCAAACGGCCATTTATCCCATTTATTCGCTTCGGCAAAGTCGGCTAGTTCCCTAGCTCTAGCGTAATCGTGAAGATGCTCTGCCAGCCAAGCCCCGACCA
The nucleotide sequence above comes from Candidatus Paceibacterota bacterium. Encoded proteins:
- a CDS encoding VOC family protein; the encoded protein is MRILDSERGVPTTNLKHCVEFYTDVLGFTKVAESADRCTLALGSDQVVFRKAHKNEVRSLRDIGFSLDFRVSGIREYYDKVRAAGRAEITFELEFMQPGVWQFVLVDCNGYPVGFAM
- a CDS encoding DUF1287 domain-containing protein; translated protein: MNKLMILAAWLVLIAGGSAAEEAVGIRIVDAARQQIGVTTNYDPSYTKLKYPGGDVPLGTGVCSDVVVRALRRVGTDLQKEVHEDMEKNFAGYPQKWGLKAPDKNIDHRRVPNLMHYFERHSIWLQEKTTQPYVWTYAPGDIVAWDLGSGVTHIGIVSDKRPVHTPWGDTPLIIHNIGSGTKEEDILFKYKVIGHYRFRPHAKD